In one window of Helianthus annuus cultivar XRQ/B chromosome 17, HanXRQr2.0-SUNRISE, whole genome shotgun sequence DNA:
- the LOC110924994 gene encoding proline-rich protein HaeIII subfamily 1-like — translation MPPRVRGRGKGPMRGGLSSAGPSHRRTPSASFSTSDSHDMWGQPYEPARHSVSLSSSPSFHPSFGSFAPDEPEHSHHSQQSHHSHESYPPHNSLQSHSFLHSESPYSPRQFNPADYVNDFLGYNPLGPEDHFSQEMEMDDDPDPEMQTGTPGHPISISSGSPFQGSPYRGPDSFQERMGTYDWYFTPSSHSSPAQPPLEDPQLQAVSPPPLPVEEPLQQPPQPPPEPPRRRRNARMSVRGGPRFSSPRGSSSYPPIPEDPQLGGPSNAAPKANPPQASYAPHQPPVGFDNPIPTYPGSSGYNPYGDPSGYPSGYRTHDPYLTAAQYHHLYPSSYPHMLPAEYPIQGYQYPPYQPPPPQQLQPQQQTKEILERLDKVEHKTKKNKERHNSFMKGLANLI, via the coding sequence ATGCCTCCAAGAGTAAGAGGACGAGGCAAGGGTCCCATGCGTGGGGGACTGTCGTCAGCAGGACCATCACACAGACGCACTCCATCGGCGTCCTTTTCCACCTCCGACTCTCACGATATGTGGGGTCAACCTTACGAGCCGGCAAGACACTCAGTCTCGCTAAGCTCATCGCCTTCTTTTCATCCTTCTTTCGGGTCGTTTGCTCCAGACGAGCCCGAACACTCTCATCACTCCCAACAATCTCACCATTCGCATGAATCTTACCCACCACATAACTCTTTGCAATCTCATTCGTTTCTTCATTCCGAATCCCCCTACTCTCCGAGACAGTTCAACCCAGCAGATTATGTTAACGACTTTCTTGGCTATAACCCATTGGGCCCTGAGGACCATTTCTCTCAGGAAATGGAGATGGATGATGACCCCGACCCGGAGATGCAAACAGGAACCCCGGGCCACCCCATCAGCATATCTAGTGGGTCTCCGTTTCAGGGATCCCCATACCGTGGACCCGACTCTTTCCAAGAGAGGATGGGTACCTATGATTGGTATTTTACCCCGTCATCTCATAGCTCTCCAGCCCAACCACCGTTGGAAGATCCTCAACTCCAAGctgtctcaccaccaccacttccgGTGGAGGAGCCACTGCAGCAGCCACCACAGCCACCTCCCGAGCCTCCAAGGCGAAGGAGGAACGCACgcatgtccgtgcgaggaggaccCCGTTTCAGTTCTCCTCGAGGTTCGAGTTCCTATCCCCCTATTCCAGAGGACCCCCAGTTGGGTGGACCCTCAAACGCGGCACCAAAGGCTAATCCTCCACAAGCTTCTTATGCACCACATCAGCCGCctgtgggttttgataacccCATCCCGACGTACCCAGGTTCTTCCGGGTACAATCCTTATGGAGACCCGTCGGGGTATCCATCGGGATACAGAACTCACGACCCATATCTTACGGCTGCGCAGTATCATCACCTTTATCCTTCTTCTTACCCTCATATGCTTCCAGCTGAATACCCGATTCAGGGTTATCAGTATCCTCCGTACCAGCCACCTCCTCCTCAGCAGCTACAGCCGCAGCAACAAACTAAGGAAATCTTAGAGAGGTTGGATAAGGTCGAGCATAAGACTAAGAAGAACAAGGAAAGGCATAATAGCTTCATGAAAGGTCTTGCGAACCTTATATAG